Genomic DNA from Equus quagga isolate Etosha38 chromosome 10, UCLA_HA_Equagga_1.0, whole genome shotgun sequence:
ACTGTCATGTTGACAATGATCACAGCTGCAGTGTTTTATTTCTAAGTGTAAATTTGAACTATTTTATAACAACTATTACTTTTAATAatcttataattaaaattttataatgacAAACATCTGAAGCAGCTATAGGAGATGCTGAAACCTGACAGAGCCAACTGATGCACAGACAAGGAGAACCGGGGCCCCCAGAGGCCTGTTGTAAGCAAGGCCGGAACCCCAGGCTCTAAAGAACAAGAATCCAGACACACGCGACTACGTGTGCTATGCATGCTGCCTGCACATCCCCACAAAGCCAGGGAGAAGCGACAGattaagaaaacatatttatcaTCTGTGTGACAGATGAATGATTAATGTTTGTAATACTACAAAAAGAGCTCttgcaaatggaagaaaaagtccaaaaatgaggaaaggacatAAAGAAGCAActtacagaagaacaaatactaaCTCCTAACAGACAAATGCACACGCACCAGTTGTGCACCTGTGCGTGTTGCACGTGTGTGTGGCAGGGGCATGAGCTATAATCACAGTAAGATCTCACTTCGCCCCCATCAGATTGGCACAAACTGAAACAGCGTGCTAATGCCTAGCCGGGAGAAATGTGCATCATGAGCGTCAGTGGGAAAAGCACCCAGGGATTGAAACCCGCGCGAGCTTGCACTTCCACCGCACCCCTGACTGACCCGGAGGACGGCGGGCTCTGTGCTGCAGAGGCGGATGCGCAGTTTCCAGCAGCACTGCTCGTAGAAGGAAAGCTGGGAAGGCATCCCCGCACTGGATGAGGATAGGGTGAAGGAGCCTGGTACCAGCCCCCAGCTGAGCACGGAACATCACTAAAGCGCAACCGGGCTGGGGCAGTGTCTGTGCCCATCAGATGGCTCATTGTCTGTCTGTCCCTCATGAGCCTGTATTACCTATACAATCAGAGCAAAAACACTACAACTGTTTTCACTGGGGGGCAAATTCCCAGGCTATGGTATGGGAAAGCAAGGAAGAGGCCAGGTGGCAACACTATTGTCCCTTCTTCGAGGGAGAGGGAGAGCCATGCTTTGGGTGAAGAGGCAGGACGCCTGAGTTTCTGATGCTCAGTGTTGCAACTTTTGGCCAAGCCCAACTTCTAGAGTTTCAGTTTCTGTGAAATGAGGGGGTTGGCACAGATAGTTTCTAAGATCCCTCCCAGCTTTGGAACCTTGCAACCGTTAGGCCAAACGCAGGGAGAGGGCCCATCTGGCAAGCACTGGCTTCTCAGCTGTGCGGGGTAAGACGGAGACAGTGACAACAACGACAACGGATAAATGAACAGGGAGGGGCAAGAAGAACTCCTCAGAGGCAGTGCGGACGAAAGGGCTGCAGAGCTCAGGGCAGAGCTAGGAGGGGGCACAGCCACCAGCCTCTTTCCTCTAGCATCTCAAACATTGCTGGCACCCTTGAACCCTGAGGCAGGGCTGAGGTGGCCAGGGCCGGTGGGGATGCAGGAAGCCGTGTGGCTAACGctggccacactttgagaaacactgatcaaaaagagggggcagggagagaaggttCCAGGCCTCTGGCTTTGGTCGGCTCGGCTCAGTGTAGGGTTGTCTGGTCTAGCAAATAAAAAGATGGGACACCAGTTAAacctgaatttcagataaacaatgaacaattttttagtataagcacGTCTCATGTGAGATTTGGGGGACACTGGTACTAAAACATTATTCGTTGTCCTGCATTCCATCTGACATCTTTGGATGGGAGCCCCGGCAGGAGAGAGTAGGGTTGGGATTCTGGAAGTCTGCCCCGCCCGAGGTGTCCCTTCCACACGGGTCTCTCCTTTGGGTGGAGTCCCCCGCGCCCAGGGCCTCCCTGTGGCCCCTCCTCCCAGTGGTGTGCATAGTACTCCATGAAACTGTCCTGAATCACCCTAATCTGAGTGTGCCACCTGTTTCTTGTGGGGACGCAGCCTGACAGAGGAGTGGAATAGAAACCAGAAGGTTCTCAGGGTTATTTATTAAATAGGTATTGgcaaaaatagaatagaataaaacaaaataaaataaaatgttattggaGCTCGAAAGTGTGGAATGAATGAGACAATGCAAAGGCCCGACAATTCTGTTGTCAACGAGGGGACAGCCACTAAGAGAGAAACAGCAAAGTGGGGACTCAATTGGCTACCAGGTGAAGAGCCCGCCCTATACAAGACCCTGGTCCCCCACACTCCTCCACTCTCCCAACCCCCGTCTCTACGTGAGCCACCCAAGCAAGTGcatctcccccctccctctctctggcctcttccaAGTACAGGTGGCCTCTCTGGAGACACCTAtaacctttttcctttttttttttttttgtggaagattagccctgagctaactgccaccaattctcctctttttgctgaggaagactggccctgagctagcatccgtgcccatctccctctactttacacgtgggatgcctgagacagcatggcttgccaagcggcgccatgtccacacccaggatctgaaccaggaaccccaggccgctgaagcggaacgtgggaacttaaccactgcgcaactGGGCCGGCctgcctttttcctcttttggggCGTATAGAGCCTCCGAGACAACGAACGTACCAAAGCTGTTTCCCCAAGCAAATGCTGCCCCTGCTCTTCACATGCCTGCATACCCTGCCTCTGGGCCCCAAGGCCTGGATCAGGCCCCACCATTTGCGCAGGCCTTGGGGGAGGAGTAGAGGCTGGTTGGCTGCCGCCCAGGCAGAGGCAATGCTTGTGGGCTCTCACCTGCTGGGTTCTTCAGGTGACAGCTTGGTTTAGACCCACCACCCACCTGAGATGGACAGAACATCTGGTCCAGGTACTCAGTTTCAAAAGCATCTTGGTAGTCATAGCAGCGGCCTGTAGGTCAACCAGGGAGGCTCCAGGGGGAGGGGCCCCAGGGGCCACTGCGCAGAGGCATGTCGGGGGCTGGTCTTGAGAAGCATTCGGCAGGAACAGGcgtctgctctgctctgcccttGCTTGTCTCTAAAGACCAGATGCCTTTCAGGTTGCAGGGGATGAAGCGGGCTTCTAAAGATACATGAACAAGTGGGAGGAAAGCATGCAGAGGGCATGGCCTCCACGGGTCTGCAGAGGGCAACCCAAAGGCAGAATCCTCAGCATCTCTTGGGCCCCAGCGTCACCCCTAGGCTCTCTGGTTCAAACATTGTCATCTGTACAAGAAGCACGCTTTGGGGTTTAAAGATGCCAACTCCAGGGCCCCATCCTGAGATGCCATCAAACATCATGGTTCCTAAGGACCTGGGGTGACAGGAATGCAGGGATCGCTCAGACCATGCTCTGGGTCTCTCTAATGGCGACAGACACACGACACCTGAGAAACCCTAGCTACTAAGGACATCTAAGCCACATGCTGGCTCTGAGGGTAGACCTGCCAAGCAACATCCTATTGAGAATCCAACTTTGGACATTTATACGTGTTTCTTCATCTAGACGTGCCCTGCTTTGTTCTACAAAGGACCTGAGGTGACGTGGCTTCCATGTGACCTGTGTCAGTCACAGATGTCATGTCATGGTGACATGCTCTGGCCTTCTGATTTCCCCATCAGTCTGCTGGGCTTGTGTTTAATGTGACTCAGTCTCCCTGAACCTAGTCACCTTTGGGGACACTCACCAGTAACCCTGCTGTCACCGGCCTGCACTTATAACCAAGATCCCAAAGCTATTACAAACAACCATTCTCTCTCCAACTGCGAATGTGATGGATTTCTTGGGGTCATTCcccccaacattttattttgaaaaatttcaaattacagaaaagttacaagaatagTATAATAAACCCCACATCCCCTGAACCTAGATATTTGCTTTAGCTCTTTGAAAGTTAAGTTGCAGAGAGTATAACATTTCACCCCTAAATACGGAAGCCCATCACTTTGAAGGAAGGGACAGTCTTCCGTGTAATCACCCTGTCTTCTCACACCCAGGAAACTGAACACTGATGACAGAGTGTCATCTGTTAGTCCATGTCCACGTCGATGGTGGGGGGCAGCGGCTGTAAGTAGCTTCTTTCCATACTTTAATGCATCTTCCCCTCAGGAGGAAGTCTTTGGCGAGTGTTTAAATTTGTTAGAAACAAGAATGCAAAGTGGAACTGGAGCACATCACAGACTTTGGACCAGAAGTGGCCTGTGAGCCGCTGGAAGAGAGGCCACCGTGCGAGCTGACGGTCATACAGCTTAAGAACCACAAAGCCAAGGCAGGAGAGCACACCCAGAGCCAAGTATGTTCCTGAGGAGGTACTGCCATAGCGCCTGTGGGCAcgcagggcctggcccacagtggCTGCGATGTGTACACCCAGCGTGACCTCGAACCCCCAGGGGTGCAGCAGGGCAAGGCCGTAACTGCACAGGGAGAGGCACTCGATGGTGAGGAAGCCCCAGGGCATCCAGCCCCTGTCTAGAAGGAGGCACCAGGCCACTGGCCATGCGAAGATGGGCAAGGTGAGCCACTGGTCGAGCACGGCAGCAGGGCATGTCTGTGTCGCGATCCGCAGCCACTGAACGGGGCCATAGACTAGGGCCATGCCAGCAAAAACGTCCTTCATGTACCGAACCCTCTGCACCTCTACGGGGCGCCCCGGCGCGCTGGCATCTCTCTGTAGCCAGTACATTCCTAGGAGCACATAGGCCACGTTAATGAGCGAGTTAAAGGGCATGGCTAGCAAGGCGGGGAGGCTGGCTACCGGTGCTTCGGCATAGTGCTCATAGCCCACTTGGACCAGGACACCTTGGAAAAGGCCCGCATAGACGGTGGCGGCGCACAGGCAGCTGGCCACAGCCACATGGAAGAGGGCCCGCCCCGACTCAGGCTTCATCTGGAAGCCTAGGTGTGACTCAAGGCAGAGCATTTAAAAGAGCGGCGGCCTCCACGGTTCTTCCAGAATTCAGATAAACAGCTTCTGCCAAACGCTCCTCGGCCTCCCCGCtgagccagcagccagcaggaagAAGTCCCGTGATCTCCACGCTGCCCACGAGGCGGCCGCCGCCCGGCCCAGCAGCGTGGCGGGGGCAGGCCAGAGGAAGCCGGGGCTCCCGCTGATTGGCTGGCACGAGCGGAGGAACGttctgcctttttcctttgtggttacaaAAAGAGTGTGGTTAGAAAGAAAACCATCCAAAAAAGAGCCTCCATCTTCCCGACTCTCAGCCTCAGGATCCACCAACAGTTTTCATCAGAAAAACAGTGATCAAAGTGAAGTGATTCCCACAGTATGGACGCCCTCTTATGCAGGGCCTCTAGAATTGTCTCTCCTGACACCTGTGCTGTTCTTCTTTCATCTGTGTGCTATAAAAATCCTGCTCACTGCCCTAGTTCCTTTAGAGTCACTGCATTCAGAGACAAACCTTCCCTAGGTCTGCTGTGACAACTCAGAACGGGCTTTCCCACCTCAGCGGCATTAGAAACGTGGACgtctccaggccagccccaaagccctTTTAACCAAATACCCAGTTGAACTCGAGTCCATTAGCTGTGGTCCGAGTTCTGGAATCCCAGGCAAGGGACGGCACAGCTGTGgcggtggaggagggggagggggaggaggggacaacAAGCATAATAAGCATCTCCCCTCTGCTTGTCAGGTGTGAGGCCAGGCAGCAAGGGCGCCATCCCCCaggcttcctcccctcccccaaactgCTGTACAGTCCGAAATCACCTTTCCTTGGCCCACAATAAAACCTTCCATTTCCTGCAGTCACAGAAGCAGACAGACAATTTAGAAACAATGTGGACTTACTGTCAACTGCTTTGTCACAGCCAGCTGTGGTGTGAGTTTGCCTAGTAGCCGagaaatgtattaatataaaagagagaagagcagTGATGCTCTGGAAATGACTCAAAGCCAAGATGGCAGGCAGGCAGGTACTGGAACGAGAGGGACTGTCTACTGTGTCACCTGTAGAGCAAGGGCGCCATCAGCACCTCCCTCCTGCAGAGTCGTCACAGGGATTAAATGAGTGCCTATCGATGTAGTGCCCTTAGCAGTGGTATTTCGTGCACTTCGAGGCACAGAGCCCCGCCTGCAGGTGGGGTCCCCGAGGGAGGGCGCAGGCTCTGGCTGCTCTCCCTCGGGCCCAGTGCAGACCTGCTCCATTTCAGGTCAGCTCAGCTCCAGCACAAAGCCAGTGCCTCTGCTCCTTTTCCTCGCCCTCACTGGTCCTATTTGCCATTTCACTTCTCAGATGGGCCCTGGAGGCCCACCTGGATTCTCCGGGGAGGG
This window encodes:
- the TMEM187 gene encoding transmembrane protein 187, whose protein sequence is MLCLESHLGFQMKPESGRALFHVAVASCLCAATVYAGLFQGVLVQVGYEHYAEAPVASLPALLAMPFNSLINVAYVLLGMYWLQRDASAPGRPVEVQRVRYMKDVFAGMALVYGPVQWLRIATQTCPAAVLDQWLTLPIFAWPVAWCLLLDRGWMPWGFLTIECLSLCSYGLALLHPWGFEVTLGVHIAATVGQALRAHRRYGSTSSGTYLALGVLSCLGFVVLKLYDRQLARWPLFQRLTGHFWSKVCDVLQFHFAFLFLTNLNTRQRLPPEGKMH